A stretch of Salvelinus alpinus chromosome 4, SLU_Salpinus.1, whole genome shotgun sequence DNA encodes these proteins:
- the LOC139573489 gene encoding single-minded homolog 1-A-like codes for MKEKSKNAARTRREKENSEFYELAKLLPLPSAITSQLDKASIIRLTTSYLKMRIVFPEGLGESWGHVSRTRTLDNVGRELGSHLLQVGSHILQTLDGFIFVVAPDGKVMYISETASVHLGLSQVELTGNSIYEYIHPADHDEMTAVLTAHQPCHSHFVQEYEMERSFFLRMKCVLAKRNAGLTCGGYKVIHCSGYLKIRQYSLDMSPFDGCYQNVGLVAVGHSLPPSAVTEIKLHSNMFMFRASLDMKLIFLDSRVAELTGYEPQDLIEKTLYHHVHSCDSFHLRCAHHLLLVKGQVTTKYYRFLAKQGGWVWVQSYATIVHNSRSSRPHCIVSVNYVLTDTEYKGLQLSLDQVTDTKPSFPFSSAPTSLTENRRAPKSRVSRAKAKARLSPYTQYTGFQAERSESDQDSPWAGSPLTDSASPQLLEQGEGLGASCAYRQFSEPRPLCYSLPITEEHHHHHHTPSESHSHLDRHGHNQTCERGRCEAGRYFLGAPQGGTEAWWGAARSVLPLAKTSSLENGEGYESNVPHISSIHSLHNCGQWDQDSVVSSPDGGSASDSGDRYRADYFRVSAQEPSKIETLIRATQQMIKEEENRLQHRSKLHPGPDTPLGPANGLPKGPGPCFTPDYPQGVLHSVLCRGLGQVMSPASSPAPLSRLSSPGPDPLLPKPKNDLQQTGQTDLSPLPQPLHHQLGRPGPCSASSPTPAPALYPSHPQTQTGRPYLDKQAATYSLTGRPYLDKQAATYSLTGRPYLDKQAATYSLTGRPYLDKQAATYSLTGYALEHLYDTESLRDFCSSAGSTHYDVTSHLRMQAEQGPGHKGTSVIITNGS; via the exons atgaaagaaAAATCGAAAAATGCTGCCCGGACTCGACGGGAAAAGGAAAATAGTGAATTCTATGAGCTGGCCAAACTATTGCCTTTACCTTCTGCCATCACGTCTCAGCTTGATAAAGCTTCAATTATTCGACTCACAACAAGTTACTTGAAAATGAGAATTGTTTTTCCTGAAG GTCTGGGAGAGTCCTGGGGCCACGTGAGTCGGACCAGAACTCTGGATAATGTTGGGCGAGAGCTGGGATCACATCTGTTACAGGTGGGATCACATATCCTACAG ACGTTGGACGGGTTCATTTTTGTGGTTGCTCCTGACGGGAAAGTAATGTACATATCTGAAACAGCATCGGTCCATTTGGGTTTATCACAG GTAGAGCTGACCGGAAATAGTATTTACGAGTACATCCACCCCGCTGACCACGACGAAATGACAGCCGTGCTGACAGCTCACCAACCCTGCCACTCGCACTTTGTCCAAG AATATGAAATGGAACGTTCGTTTTTCTTGAGAATGAAATGCGTCCTCGCGAAAAGAAATGCTGGTCTGACGTGTGGTGGATACAAG GTGATCCACTGCAGCGGGTACCTAAAGATCCGTCAGTACAGCCTGGACATGTCTCCATTTGATGGCTGCTATCAGAACGTGGGCTTGGTGGCGGTGGGCCACTCTCTACCCCCTAGCGCTGTCACTGAAATCAAACTACACAGCAACATGTTCATGTTCAGAGCCAGCCTGGATATGAAGCTCATCTTCCTCGACTCCAG GGTAGCTGAGCTGACGGGCTATGAGCCCCAGGATCTTATAGAGAAGACGCTCTATCATCATGTCCATAGCTGTGACTCCTTCCACCTGAGATGTGCACACCACTTGT tgctgGTGAAAGGCCAAGTGACCACTAAGTATTATAGGTTCCTGGCTAAGCAGGGTGGCTGGGTTTGGGTCCAGAGCTATGCCACCATCGTACACAACAGCCGTTCCTCCAGACCCCACTGTATCGTCAGTGTCAACTACGTCCTCAC GGATACTGAGTATAAAGGACTCCAGCTGTCTCTGGACCAGGTTACAGACACCAAGCCCTCCTTCCCCTTCAGCAGTGCTCCCACCAGCCTCACTGAGAACCGCAGAGCACCCAAGAGCAGAGTGTCCCGAGCTAAGGCCAAGGCTCGACTGTCCCCCTACACACAG tacactggtTTCCAGGCCGAGCGGTCAGAGTCGGACCAGGATAGTCCTTGGGCAGGATCTCCCCTCACAGACTCCGCTTCCCCTCAGCTGCTggagcagggggaggggcttggcgcCTCCTGTGCCTACAGGCAGTTCTCCGAGCCACGTCCCCTCTGCTACAGCCTCCCAATCACTGAggagcaccaccaccaccaccacacccccaGCGAAAGCCACTCCCACCTCGACAGACACGGCCACAACCAGACGTGCGAGCGGGGCCGCTGTGAGGCAGGGAGGTACTTCCTGGGTGCTCCCCAGGGTGGGACAGAGGCGTGGTGGGGAGCTGCCCGCTCTGTGCTGCCCCTGGCCAAAACCTCGTCCCTGGAGAATGGAGAGGGATACGAGAGCAACGTGCCCCACATCAGCTCCATCCACAGTCTGCATA ACTGTGGCCAATGGGACCAGGACAGTGTGGTCAGCTCACCAGACGGGGGCTCCGCCAGCGACTCAGGGGACCGTTACCGCGCAGACTACTTCCGGGTCAGCGCCCAGGAGCCGAGCAAGATCGAGACCCTGATCCGAGCCACGCAGCAGATGATCAAGGAGGAGGAGAATCGGCTGCAGCACCGCAGCAAGCTCCACCCAGGCCCTGACACTCCTCTAGGTCCTGCCAACGGCCTCCCGAAGGGCCCCGGACCCTGCTTCACCCCTGACTACCCCCAGGGGGTGCTACATAGCGTGTTGTGCCGTGGCCTGGGTCAGGTGATGAGCCCCGCATCAAGCCCTGCCCCTCTCTCCAGGCTCAGCAGCCCAGGGCCTGACCCCCTCCTCCCCAAGCCCAAAAACGACCTccagcagacaggacagacagacctgTCCCCTCTCCCCCAGCCCCTGCACCACCAGCTTGGCCGTCCAGGCCCCTGCTCAGCCTCCTCCCCTACCCCTGCCCCAGCCCTCTACCCTTCCCACCCCCAAACCCAAACGGGGAGGCCCTATCTGGACAAGCAAGCTGCTACCTACTCCCTGACGGGGAGGCCCTATCTGGACAAGCAAGCTGCTACCTACTCCCTGACGGGGAGGCCCTATCTGGACAAGCAAGCTGCTACCTACTCCCTGACGGGGAGGCCTTATCTGGACAAGCAAGCTGCTACCTACTCCCTGACGGGCTACGCCCTGGAGCACCTGTATGACACCGAGAGCCTCAGGGACTTCTGTTCCTCCGCTGGCTCCACCCACTATGACGTGACTTCACACCTGCGCATGCAGGCAGAGCAGGGGCCGGGACACAAGGGGACCTCCGTCATCATCACCAACGGCAGCTAA